A genomic segment from Dermacentor silvarum isolate Dsil-2018 chromosome 11, BIME_Dsil_1.4, whole genome shotgun sequence encodes:
- the LOC119432515 gene encoding putative nuclease HARBI1 yields the protein MIADTLFPQLVKLPNATEAAVIMEEFYAMARFPGVSGCIDCTHVRMKNPGGEDAEVFRNRKGYFSINVQAITGPQLQFFDLVASWPGSAHDSRIFDNSWARVQYERGTVPGILLGDKGYPCRSYLMTPFRDRRTKDSPQHRYNKSLSRTHCSVERTFGVWKRRFPCLDMTLQIKTTSVPIVITACAALHNFSHLLREPIPPPPQSQENHDSGLPAPTSPAPPRPPAMPPVPDTTSGFRMRERIVTQYFA from the exons ATGATAGCTGACACATTGTTCCCGCAGCTTGTGAAATTGCCCAACGCCACTGAAGCGGCCGTGATAATGGAGGAATTTTATGCCATGGCGCGTTTCCCTGGTGTAAGCGGGTGTATAGACTGTACTCATGTGCGCATGAAAAATCCCGGCGGAGAAGACGCGGAGGTGTTCCGGAATCGAAAGGGCTACTTCTCAATCAATGTCCAG GCGATCACAGGGCCTCAGCTTCAATTTTTTGATTTGGTGGCCAGCTGGCCCGGTTCGGCTCACGACAGCCGGATATTCGACAACAGTTGGGCCAGAGTACAATATGAAAGAGGGACTGTGCCTGGCATCCTACTAGGCGACAAGGGGTATCCCTGCAGGTCCTACCTCATGACCCCATTTAGGGACAGAAGGACGAAAGACAGCCCTCAGCACAG GTACAACAAGTCCCTCTCGCGGACTCACTGCAGTGTGGAGAGGACGTTTGGAGTGTGGAAGCGAAGGTTCCCATGCCTCGACATGACGCTTCAGATAAAAACAACATCAGTTCCCATCGTCATCACAGCTTGTGCCGCACTCCATAACTTCAGCCACCTCCTAAGAGAACCAAtcccacctccaccacaaagccAGGAAAATCATGACAGCGGTTTGCCGGCTCCTACGTCACCTGCTCCACCAAGACCACCAGCAATGCCACCTGTGCCAGACACAACAAGCGGTTTCAGGATGAGGGAGCGCATAGTCACACAGTATTTCGCTTAA
- the LOC125941286 gene encoding myb/SANT-like DNA-binding domain-containing protein 3, translated as MKPIFTFSVLCLNSSGHNGLQSPGHTRASCRLSRRPNSYVAFVTCGVLQCFCASDVKRFITVCVCNLFDATMEKKKNFSEEERAVLLELLSRHRSVVENKRTDAASVSRKRQAWEKIEDEFNCRHNVTPRKWIQLKKCWENLKDKWRRTNAEDMRERFATGGGTPPPSQMTDELQRVGDIASHMAVRLPNPCDSDRSRHNAVPGGSQPSKSQCTPAVAALLSETQDRPLEQFAGCQDMYDESTDLWSWDDNSSPMEDASTNTARPHGQVQDTSDSQPRNGGGAKPSEAAAVPSAASSSAAAAASSSAAVPAGTKRASTCSSQRQTAVSIELGARLDAIKEDRDQKKNEHLLRLKFMRIEHKQKKAQHSEKLELFRLKIANQKAKAEMVKLQLDIMKKQYE; from the exons ATGAAACCAATATTTACATTTTCAGTGCTTTGTTtgaactcgtctggccacaatggcCTACAGTCACCCGGTCATACCCGGGCCTCCTGTCGCCTCTCTCGCCGTCCCAATAGTTATGTTGCGTTTGTTACGTGCGGTGTATTGCAGTGTTTCTGTGCCTCTGACGTTAAGCGCTTCATTACGGTGTGTGTGTGCAATCTGTTTGACGCGACcatggagaaaaagaaaaacttctctGAAGAAGAACGCGCCGTGTTGCTGGAACTGCTCTCACGCCACCGCAGCGTCGTGGAAAACAAGAGGACTGACGCGGCGTCCGTGAGTCGGAAACGACAGGCCTGGGAAAAAATCGAGGACGAATTTAACTGCCGCCACAACGTGACGCCGCGCAAATGGATCCAACTGAAAAAATGCTGGGAGAACTTGAAAGACAAGTGGAGAAGAACAAACGCTGAAGACATGCGGGAGCGGTTTGCTACAG GTGGCGGAACACCACCACCAAGCCAGATGACCGACGAGCTGCAGCGCGTTGGAGACATCGCGTCACACATGGCTGTTCGGCTGCCCAATCCCTGTGACAGTGACCGCAGCCGGCATAATGCTGTGCCAGGGGGATCGCAGCCTTCCAAATCGCAGTGCACACCTGCTGTCGCTGCACTGCTGTCAGAGACTCAAGACAGGCCTCTGGAACAGTTCGCTG GTTGTCAAGACATGTACGACGAATCAACAGACCTCTGGTCATGGGACGACAACAGTAGCCCGATGGAAGATGCTTCAACAAATACTGCACGCCCCCATGGCCAAGTACAAGACACTTCAGACAGCCAACCACGCAATGGCGGTGGTGCAAAACCATCAGAGGCTGCAGCTGTACCATCTGCAGCAAGTTCCAGTGCCGCTGCAGCGGCAAGTTCTAGCGCCGCTGTGCCAGCTGGCACGAAACGCGCTTCAACCTGCAGCAGCCAGAGGCAAACGGCGGTCTCAATTGAATTGGGTGCCCGCCTAGATGCCATCAAAGAGGACCGTGATCAAAAGAAAAACGAGCATTTATTGAGGCTGAAATTCATGCGCATCGAACACAAGCAGAAGAAAGCACAGCATAGTGAAAAACTGGAGCTGTTTCGATTAAAAATAGCCAATCAGAAAGCAAAGGCAGAAATGGTTAAACTCCAACTCGACATAATGAAAAAACAGTACGAATAA